cgtcacggtcaactcacctccTTTTTTAcacgatttattaaatagtagTTGTTTTTAAGAATAACTGTTATCTATGATTTTCTAAGAATTATCTGGTGCTTaatttcgtgcacggtgtgcaatatttttttttaagcagAGGAAACTTCCCTTACGTGCACATACAGTATCAtttgattaattaataatattatctgATATATTTCCTGAGCATTTTATCGCTCAGGAAATGTGTGATTTGTTGATGCTTGGTAATTTCTGGTTTCACACAGCTTCTTATAATGCCGGTATTATATCTATTGTATGCATAATGTGTCTATCATGACATGacatttaattacctacttaatcaATAACATAAGTAAGTGCTTAGTAAAcctataaaacatataataaaaGGATAATATATTAAAAGGTATGCAAGACCAAccttaatatacctatataattatcgaattatattatattatatagtagtatcgaattatattaattgtaggtacatattacgcATTCCTAAGGATTCCGATTTTTATGATTCTAACGGAAACCAATTTCAGTATGGAACTAAAAAGTAGTAAGTTATTAAGATTTGTCGTATTTTACagattttatgtatattttactgaTAAATATGAACATTATCGATGTATATTTTAGCGGTCGGAGTAGGGTGGTTTACATTCACTGTAATATAAAAGGCAGCGCTGCGGATGCAGAGTTACTAGAGATCTTGCGTTCATCAGACACAGTTAGTGATCACAGACACAGCAGTCTGAGGAGGGGGTGACCTAGCAACCCGATCATTTGTACCCCACGCACCATGGCCGCCCGCCTTGGCGTGAGTAAACATTATTTATACAAGCGGATCTATCAAAACAATAATAACAATTACTTGTACTAAATGGctcttaattaatttatttatccaTTGATTACGAATTAGGTACATAAACAATCCATTCCAATGTCCGttgaataatatataattttgttttaatatagTTCGTACTTAATTGTGATTGACCTACATCGTTCGGTGAGAACCGAACGTTCCTACAAATGTAAGGTAAACAAACGTCCTAGTGTCTAACAGCCTAATTCCAATAGTTGACAGCCCGTTTGCCACCTCTGTTGGTTTTAAGATTAAACTACTGGGGCAATGCTCAGCACTGGGACATTTCACgttaggtatgtacctataggtattccTCGGAAATGTTTCTCATGCAAAAGTATCATTGAAAGTCCCGTCTATCTAAAGTGACAAAAAGGTCAAAGCTATTGAGCTTGAGGCTAATGTAATGAATAATATCTCCTAATACCTATAGGGTCATTTccttacatacataatataacgTAACGTGCGACCGTCTGGGAGGACAATACAGCAATTTGAGTAAGTGTTACACAACTAACAGAGCTTAAAAGTCTGATTTGGTCGAAGATTACTGGCTGACCCGATTATGTAACTTTACTAATATGTTTTATTCTCAATGGGTTCAAAATGTTTATTCCGCCAAGATGTGAACGTGAAGTAATGCTCTCATCTTCGCGTTAAGTTCCAATTATCCAATTACGGTAACTCTTACTGAGTATTATGTACATGTTATGTCATTCGGGGCAGTTGTACGAGTCATGTCAGTAACGTGCAGGCCTAAATACTTTCGATTGCAACCAGCGTGCACAAGGTCTAGAGATggaatatttatgtatactttAAGATATGTTTTGTTATATTTCAGCTAAGCGGCTTCCTACTGGCTAGCTTTGGCGTCTGCTTCGCGACTTTTGGACATGAACAGTTAGTATCCTCATGTTCTTAGTGCTTTTACATCAATTTCTCCATCCATTGTTCACCATAAATGCCTGTGACGTAGGTTTTTCGCGCGTTTAAAAACCGATTTGTGACACTGCAGCCTATTTAGTAGCGGAACCGCAAAAACAACACTGCATGTAGCAATTTGGTTGAGATTTCTATTACCTAGCAATTCTCACGCCTCTCTTCACTGCGGTTAACGGTGAAAATCGACCTATTGTGTGCTAACGATATATTATTTACCCTTTGATGATATCTTTGTATACactgtgtttttattgaattgtcAAGATGCATTGCGATcttttacttatttgtttttagaATGCCTTAATTGATGCAATGcaaacttttattatgttagatATGGtatataaagttttattttgttcACAGCGTTCACATTCGTATCCATATACCTGAACCTGAACTGCACCACGAGTCGAAAGAAGTAATAGTTCATGAGCATCACGATGACCACGATGGAGGCGGCGGAGGCTACGGCGGCGGGCACGGAGGCGGCCACGGGGGCGGCCACGGGGGCGGACACGGGGGCGGCCACGGGGGCGGACACGGGGGCGGCCACGGGGGCGGACACGGGGGCGGCCACGGGATTGACATCCATAGTTTGCACGGAGGCTTCATCGACCATCTGAAAGGCCACGGCGGTGGAGGCCACGGCGGAGGTCATGGCGGAGGATTTGGCGGAGGGCATGGTGGAGGATACGGCGGTGGCCACGACGGAGGATTTGGAGGTGGTCACGGCGGAGGATTTGATGGTGGCCATGGCGGAGGATTTGGAGGTGGCCATGACCACGGTGGCGGCCATGATTTTGGAGGCGGACATAGCGGCGGAAGTTTTGATTTAGGAGGCCACGATAGCGGACACGGTGGTGATCACGGCGGTTTCGGCGGTGGTTTCGGAGGTGGTCACGGCGGCGGCTTTGGAGGCGGCCATGACCATGGTGGCGGCCATGATCACGGTGGTGGAAGTGACTTCGGTGGATCTATCGGCGGCGGTCATGGTAGTGATTTGGGAGGCTACGGAGGCGGAGGTCACGGAGGCAGCGGCGGTCACGATCATGGCGGCGGTCACGATCATGGCGGCGGTCACGATCATGGCGGCGGTGGCTTTGACCTTGGCGCCAGTTTCGGTGGCGGCCACGGTGGGGGACACGGAAGCAGTGGCGGTCATGATTTCGGTGGAAGCATTGGCGGTGGATTTGGAGGCGGCCACGACGACCATCACGGTGGTGGAGGCAGTGGCTTCGGAGGCCACGGCGGAGGAATATCTTTAGTAAGCTCAGACAGTTATAGCGGCAGCAGCCATGGATCTGGTGGCCACGGATCGGGCGGACTAGGAAGTTTCGGAGGCAGCGGAGGAGGCCACGATAGTTACAGTTCAGGTGGAGGAGGTGGCCATAACAGTTACAATTCGGGTATTACTAGCTACGATACTTATCACAGCGGTGGGCACGGAGGCGGGGGAGACAGTTATAGCTTAGGCGGAGGCTCAGGAGGCCATGGCGGTGATAGTTATAGTGGTGGTTTTGGAGGCGGCCACGGAGGTGGCCATGGAGGTGGCCACGGAGGTGGTGGCCATGGAAGCAGCGGAGGCCACAGTAGCTTCGGTGGTGACAGCTACACAAGCGCTATTTTCGCCGGGCACGGGGGTGGCCCTTATcacaaaaaataacttaatcTGATAATTATAGAAAATCAACTAAGTCATAGTCCACGGGTCTTCATGGGCCTAACAGTACAAGCATAACTGTCTTTGTAAATAGCTCGTAGTTAAGTTATTGTTGCTATgttataatatagaaatattgtaattgtttattattgtgttttattttcattagaaCGGAATTAAAATCACCCTTTCGATCCGGCTGTGGAAGTTCTCGAAATCTGCCTCAGCTTTATAGTAGAGAGAGACAGGCGATGTAAATACATCatgcttttaaaaataaatacactcAGGATGTTGGCCAACATGACCCGAAGAAGTGTCAGAAGGTGATGCGtgcataggtaggtacgtaggtacCATGTCGCTTCTCTAATGATATCTATGGTGGTGATGTTGAAAAACATTTGATAGTTTGAATCACCACCTATGCTAAGATAGGTAGGTGGTAGTTTATATGGTAGCCAGCAACACATACCACCTACAGCCAAACTTCCCAAATATACAagttgcatttcttttgtttggaGAACATCACACGAGAAAGTGACGCAGACATACagcgtaaaaataaaaacaacgaaGTCATTTGATATAATGCCCTTGAAGATGAATAGGGTTGCCTGAATTAGCGCATTTTCATATTCACCAATAGCGATATGTTCCATGGAATGGAGTTGCATGGCTTGAGTGCTTTTCTACAAGCCTGAATACAATAAAACGTACTTACACTTGTTGCTGCACTTGCTGCTATAGTCATTTCTACTAATACAGCCGTCATTTATATTTACCAatgttgttaatttttttttatggattaCTTAGAGCTGTCACAAAAGTTAAACATTGTTTACAGCTTGGCCATAAGCCATAGTCATAAGTCTAAGCTGTAGA
Above is a window of Cydia splendana chromosome Z, ilCydSple1.2, whole genome shotgun sequence DNA encoding:
- the LOC134803960 gene encoding uncharacterized protein LOC134803960, whose amino-acid sequence is MAARLGLSGFLLASFGVCFATFGHEHVHIRIHIPEPELHHESKEVIVHEHHDDHDGGGGGYGGGHGGGHGGGHGGGHGGGHGGGHGGGHGGGHGGGHGIDIHSLHGGFIDHLKGHGGGGHGGGHGGGFGGGHGGGYGGGHDGGFGGGHGGGFDGGHGGGFGGGHDHGGGHDFGGGHSGGSFDLGGHDSGHGGDHGGFGGGFGGGHGGGFGGGHDHGGGHDHGGGSDFGGSIGGGHGSDLGGYGGGGHGGSGGHDHGGGHDHGGGHDHGGGGFDLGASFGGGHGGGHGSSGGHDFGGSIGGGFGGGHDDHHGGGGSGFGGHGGGISLVSSDSYSGSSHGSGGHGSGGLGSFGGSGGGHDSYSSGGGGGHNSYNSGITSYDTYHSGGHGGGGDSYSLGGGSGGHGGDSYSGGFGGGHGGGHGGGHGGGGHGSSGGHSSFGGDSYTSAIFAGHGGGPYHKK